The sequence GTGACGGCGGCGTCTGTGCGTTCCGAGAGGACGTGGGTCGCGGCCGCTCCAGCGGCACCGGCACCGACGACGCAGATCCGTTGCATACTCGTCGGTGGCGCTCCGGGAATACGAAAGCTGTCCCAAACGGAGTGGGCTGTCGGCGTTCGAGGATCGCGGCTCTGTAGACGCCTGTCGGGACGACTACGGGAGGGCGGTCGCTCGCCGCCGATTCGAATTTCGAAATCGGATTTCGAGATTCGTATTGTTTCGTGGCGCTTATTACGATGTGCGAACTTCGAACGGACAGGACCAATGAGTACGGATCAGAGCGAAGCCGGCACGGGAGACGGACGCACGATCCTCCTGATCGGAAGCGGACCGATCCAGATCGGGCAGGCAGCCGAGTTCGACTACTCGGGGGCACAGGCCTGCCGGGCATTGCAGGAGGAGGGGGCCGAAGTCGTCCTCGTCAACTCGAACCCGGCGACGATCATGACGGACCCGGAGATGGCAGACCGGGTCTACATCGAACCGATCACGACCGAGGCGATCGCCGAGATAATCGAGAACGAACAGCCAGACGGCGTCATCGCCGGTCTCGGGGGCCAGACCGGACTGAACGTCACGGCAGAGCTCGCCGAGGAAGGCGTTCTCGAAAAACACGACGTCGAGATCATGGGGACGCCGCTCGACACCATCTACGCGACGGAAGACCGCGACCTCTTCCGCCAGCGCATGCAGAAGATCGGCCAGCCAGTTCCCCGGTCGACGACCATCTCGCTCGACGAGGGTGAGTCGGTCGCCGACCTGACCGAAGCCGACCTCGAGGAGCGCGTCGAAGACGCCGTCGAGGCGGTCGGTGGCCTGCCGGTCATCGCTCGCACGACGTACACGCTCGGGGGGTCCGGATCGGGCGTCGTCCACGATTTCGAGGAACTCCTCGCCCGCGTCCGCAAGGGACTTCGTCTCTCGCGAAACAGTGAGGTGCTCATCACCGAGTCCATCGCCGGCTGGGTCGAGTACGAGTACGAGGTCATGCGCGACGCCGACGACTCCTGTATCATCATCTGCAACATGGAGAACATCGACCCGATGGGAATCCACACCGGGGAGTCGACGGTCGTCACGCCGTCCCAGATCGTCCCCGACAGGGGTCACCAGGAGATGCGCACCGCGGCGCTCGACGTCATCCGCGAACTCGGCATTCAGGGCGGCTGTAACATCCAGTTCGCCTGGCGCGACGACGGAACTCCCGGTGGCGAGTACCGCGTGGTCGAGGTCAACCCGCGCGTCTCGCGCTCCTCTGCGCTGGCCTCCAAGGCGACCGGCTACCCGATCGCTCGCGTCACCGCGAAGGTCGCCCTCGGGAAGCGCCTCCACGAGATCGAAAACGAGATCACCGGCGAGACGACCGCTGCCTTCGAACCCGCGATCGACTACGTCGTCACCAAGGTACCACGCTGGCCCAAGGACAAGTTTGACGACGTCGACTTCGAACTCACCACGGCGATGAAATCCACGGGTGAGGCGATGGCCATCGGTCGTACCTTCGAGGAGAGCCTCCTGAAGGCCCTTCGTTCGAGCGAGTACGATCCAAGCGTCGACTGGGAGGAGGTAAGTGACGAGGAACTCGAGGAGCGCTATCTCGAGCGTCCCTCCCCCGACCGCCCGTACGCGATGTTCGAGGCGTTCGACCGCGGCTACACGGTCGAGGAGGTCGTCGACCTGACGGGCATCTTCGAGTGGTACACCGAACGCTACAAGCGCATCGCCGAGTCGACTCGCGCCGCGCAGGAGGGTGACTTCACCGAGGCAGCGATCGTCGGCCGGACGAACGCCGCGATCGCCGCGACCGCCGGTGCCGACGTCGGCACCGTCGAACAGGAGGTTCCGGGTCGCACCTACAAACAGGTCGACACCTGCGCTGGCGAGTTCGAAGCCCAGACGCCGTACTACTACTCCGCGCGCAAAGACGAGTTCGAGTCCGGCCCGCTCGTCGGCGACGCTGCCGCGGGCGAACTCGAGGTCGACCGCGACGTCGAGAGCGTGATCGTCGTCGGCGGCGGCCCGATCCGCATCGGGCAGGGCGTCGAGTTCGACTACTGTTCGGTCCACGCGGTCCAGGCCCTGCGTGAGATGGGCATCGACGCCCACGTCGTGAACAACAACCCCGAGACCGTCTCGACGGACTACGACACCTCCGACGGCCTGTTCTTCGAACCGATCACGGCCGAGGAGGTCGCCGACGTTGCAGAGGCCATCGACGCCGACGGCGTGATGGTCCAGTTCGGCGGCCAGACCTCGGTCAACATCGGCGAACCGCTCGAGGACGAACTCGAGCGCCGTGAGCTCGACTGTGCGGTCATGGGAACGAGCGTCGAGGCGATGGACCTCGCCGAGGACCGCGACCGGTTCAACGCCCTCATGGACGACCTCGGCATCGCCCAGCCCGAAGGCGGTACGGCGACGTCGAAAGAAGAGGCACTCGAACTGGCTCACGAGATCGGCTACCCCGTTCTCGTGCGTCCCTCCTACGTGCTCGGCGGCCGCGCGATGCAGGTCGTCTACGACGACGCCGAACTCGAGGAGTACATCGAGGAAGCCGTTCGCGTGAGCCCGGACAAGCCGATCCTCGTCGACGACTTCCTCGAGGGCGCGGTCGAACTCGACGTCGACGCCGTCGCCGACGGCGAGGACGTCCTCATCGGCGGCATCATGGAACACGTCGAGAGCGCCGGCGTCCACTCCGGCGACTCCGCGTGTATGATCCCGCCGCGTTCGCTCGGCCGGGACGTCAACCGTCGTGTTCGCGAGGTGGCAGAACAGATCGCCCGCGAACTCGACACCGTCGGCCTGCTGAACGTCCAGCTCGCGGTCACCAACATCGACGATCCGGACGCAGAGAGCGAGGTCTACGTCCTCGAGGCCAACCCCCGTTCCTCGCGCACGGTGCCGTTCATCTCGAAGGCGACGGGCGTCCCGATCGCCAAGATCGCCGCGAAGGTCATGACCGGCACCTCGCTCTCCGAACTCGACGTCGAAGAACAGGTCCCCGAACAGGTCTCGATCAAGGAGGTCGTCCTGCCGTTCGACCGCCTGCCGGGGTCGGACCCGCGTCTCGGCCCGGAGATGAAGTCGACCGGTGAGGTCATGGGCACCGCCGACACGTTCGGCAAGGCCTACGACAAAGCTCAAGACGCCGTCGGGAAGCCCGTCCCCGAGAACGGAACGGCTATCGTCGACCTCTCGGCCGACGAGTTCCCCGACCCCGACACCGAGGCCGGCGAAGAACTCGTCGCTGGCTTCACCGAGTACTACGACCTCTGTGAGGAAGTCGACCTCGTCGA is a genomic window of Natrarchaeobaculum aegyptiacum containing:
- the carB gene encoding carbamoyl-phosphate synthase large subunit: MSTDQSEAGTGDGRTILLIGSGPIQIGQAAEFDYSGAQACRALQEEGAEVVLVNSNPATIMTDPEMADRVYIEPITTEAIAEIIENEQPDGVIAGLGGQTGLNVTAELAEEGVLEKHDVEIMGTPLDTIYATEDRDLFRQRMQKIGQPVPRSTTISLDEGESVADLTEADLEERVEDAVEAVGGLPVIARTTYTLGGSGSGVVHDFEELLARVRKGLRLSRNSEVLITESIAGWVEYEYEVMRDADDSCIIICNMENIDPMGIHTGESTVVTPSQIVPDRGHQEMRTAALDVIRELGIQGGCNIQFAWRDDGTPGGEYRVVEVNPRVSRSSALASKATGYPIARVTAKVALGKRLHEIENEITGETTAAFEPAIDYVVTKVPRWPKDKFDDVDFELTTAMKSTGEAMAIGRTFEESLLKALRSSEYDPSVDWEEVSDEELEERYLERPSPDRPYAMFEAFDRGYTVEEVVDLTGIFEWYTERYKRIAESTRAAQEGDFTEAAIVGRTNAAIAATAGADVGTVEQEVPGRTYKQVDTCAGEFEAQTPYYYSARKDEFESGPLVGDAAAGELEVDRDVESVIVVGGGPIRIGQGVEFDYCSVHAVQALREMGIDAHVVNNNPETVSTDYDTSDGLFFEPITAEEVADVAEAIDADGVMVQFGGQTSVNIGEPLEDELERRELDCAVMGTSVEAMDLAEDRDRFNALMDDLGIAQPEGGTATSKEEALELAHEIGYPVLVRPSYVLGGRAMQVVYDDAELEEYIEEAVRVSPDKPILVDDFLEGAVELDVDAVADGEDVLIGGIMEHVESAGVHSGDSACMIPPRSLGRDVNRRVREVAEQIARELDTVGLLNVQLAVTNIDDPDAESEVYVLEANPRSSRTVPFISKATGVPIAKIAAKVMTGTSLSELDVEEQVPEQVSIKEVVLPFDRLPGSDPRLGPEMKSTGEVMGTADTFGKAYDKAQDAVGKPVPENGTAIVDLSADEFPDPDTEAGEELVAGFTEYYDLCEEVDLVEAVRSGDVDVIVSRDRTLLEAAVEEEVTYFSTEASAKAALEARAARDEPIDVQAITDRPQRDEYWGQPKDA